From Segatella copri, the proteins below share one genomic window:
- the mtaB gene encoding tRNA (N(6)-L-threonylcarbamoyladenosine(37)-C(2))-methylthiotransferase MtaB codes for MIDSSAFQGKKAAYYTLGCKLNFSETSTFGKMLEDMGVITAKKGEKAEICLINTCSVTEVADHKCRQAIHRMVRNNPGAFVIVTGCYAQLESENVSKIEGVDLVLGANEKAHLIQYLSDAWAQNSDAALHQHYSVKTKEIKTFQPSCSRGNRTRYFLKVQDGCNYYCTYCTIPFARGNSRNPSIQSLVAQCEQAAAEGGKEIVITGVNIGDFGQTTHERFIDLVKAMDQVEGIKRYRISSLEPDLCDDDLIEYCAQSRAFMPHFHIPLQSGSDEVLKLMHRRYDKALFAHKVNLIKEKMPDAFIGVDVMVGCRGETPECFEECYEFLKSLPVTQLHVFPYSERPGTAALKIPYVVDEKEKKKRSKRLLELSDQKTQEFYAQYIGTEAEVLFEKAPRGKAMHGFTKNYIRVELSPALAKEEYDNQLIKVRLGDFNHDKTALKAELL; via the coding sequence ATGATAGATTCAAGTGCCTTCCAAGGTAAAAAGGCAGCTTACTATACGCTAGGCTGCAAACTCAACTTCTCTGAAACTTCCACTTTTGGCAAAATGCTCGAAGATATGGGCGTCATTACTGCTAAAAAGGGGGAGAAAGCTGAAATTTGTCTGATTAACACCTGCTCGGTAACAGAAGTTGCCGATCATAAATGCCGTCAGGCTATCCACCGGATGGTGAGAAACAATCCGGGTGCATTCGTTATCGTGACGGGCTGTTATGCGCAGCTCGAATCTGAGAATGTCAGCAAGATAGAGGGTGTAGACCTCGTGTTGGGTGCTAACGAGAAGGCGCACTTGATTCAATATCTCAGCGATGCATGGGCGCAGAACAGCGATGCTGCGCTTCATCAGCATTATAGCGTGAAGACGAAGGAAATCAAGACCTTCCAGCCTTCTTGCTCGCGTGGCAACCGTACCCGTTATTTCCTGAAGGTGCAGGACGGCTGCAATTATTATTGCACCTATTGCACCATTCCATTTGCCCGAGGCAATTCGCGCAATCCGAGCATCCAGTCGCTTGTGGCTCAATGTGAGCAGGCGGCTGCTGAAGGCGGTAAGGAAATCGTCATTACCGGTGTGAATATCGGTGATTTCGGTCAGACTACCCACGAGCGATTCATCGACCTTGTCAAGGCGATGGATCAGGTAGAAGGAATCAAGCGTTACCGCATCTCGAGTCTGGAGCCTGATCTCTGTGATGATGATCTCATAGAGTATTGTGCCCAGAGCCGTGCCTTTATGCCTCATTTCCACATTCCTCTGCAGAGCGGAAGCGATGAGGTGCTCAAGCTGATGCACCGTCGTTACGACAAGGCGCTCTTTGCCCACAAGGTGAATCTTATCAAGGAGAAGATGCCTGATGCGTTTATCGGCGTGGATGTGATGGTTGGCTGTCGCGGCGAAACTCCGGAGTGTTTTGAAGAATGCTATGAGTTTCTGAAGAGTCTGCCTGTTACCCAGCTTCATGTCTTCCCTTATTCCGAGCGTCCGGGCACGGCTGCCTTGAAGATTCCGTATGTGGTTGACGAGAAGGAGAAGAAGAAGCGCTCCAAGCGACTGTTGGAGTTGAGTGATCAGAAGACGCAGGAATTCTATGCCCAATACATCGGTACTGAGGCTGAGGTTCTCTTCGAAAAGGCGCCAAGAGGCAAGGCAATGCATGGCTTCACCAAGAACTATATCCGCGTAGAACTTTCGCCGGCTCTCGCCAAGGAAGAATACGACAACCAGCTTATCAAGGTTCGCCTGGGTGATTTCAATCACGATAAGACGGCGCTGAAGGCAGAGCTTCTTTAG
- a CDS encoding PG1828 family lipoprotein, producing MKKLVFMFVAIAAISFASCGNKTAQNTASADSDTAQVDTTAADTAAADTAAADSAK from the coding sequence ATGAAGAAATTAGTTTTTATGTTCGTAGCTATCGCAGCTATCTCTTTCGCATCATGTGGTAACAAAACAGCTCAGAACACAGCTTCTGCTGATTCTGACACAGCTCAGGTAGATACAACTGCTGCTGACACTGCTGCTGCTGATACAGCTGCTGCTGATTCTGCTAAGTAA
- a CDS encoding MFS transporter codes for MIQLKENQGIPRSILLMMAIVAGLTVANCYYNQPLLELIRHDLDITEQKANLITVITQIGYALGLFFLIPLGDMLSRKKLILVNMTIAALMAIVMAAAQNVWMLWGTSLLIGACSVIPQFFIPIAGQFSEPKNKSRNMGIVLSGLLTGILASRVISGYIGEWLGWREMFIIAAFVMVVCMGIMLLMMPEMKRNYVGTYRGLMTTIAEIFFFHSSIRIYSTRAAFGFGSMMAIWSCLAFHLAQPPFSAGSDMVGMLGLCGIMGAVAASGVGKLIPRFGIRKFNLFGAGMQIIAWAIALLFGDTYAGLIAAIILVDIGLQCQQLSNQSGCLQEVPQASNRANTIFMTSYFIGGSLGTFCAGYVWTQADWLGVCIVGIAFSMISLLITLNCKK; via the coding sequence ATGATACAGCTAAAAGAAAATCAGGGCATTCCCCGCAGCATTCTCCTGATGATGGCTATCGTCGCAGGACTCACCGTAGCCAACTGCTACTACAATCAGCCGCTTCTCGAACTCATCCGCCACGACCTGGATATTACCGAGCAGAAAGCTAACCTCATCACCGTCATTACCCAGATCGGTTATGCGCTGGGCTTATTCTTCCTCATCCCCTTGGGCGACATGCTTTCGCGCAAGAAACTCATCCTTGTCAATATGACCATTGCTGCATTGATGGCAATTGTGATGGCTGCAGCGCAAAACGTATGGATGCTCTGGGGAACTTCACTGCTGATTGGCGCCTGTTCGGTGATTCCGCAGTTCTTCATTCCGATAGCCGGACAGTTTTCGGAACCCAAGAACAAGAGCAGGAATATGGGCATTGTACTCTCCGGACTGCTGACGGGCATTCTTGCCTCACGAGTAATCAGCGGTTACATCGGCGAATGGCTGGGATGGCGGGAGATGTTTATCATAGCTGCTTTCGTGATGGTGGTTTGCATGGGAATCATGCTGCTGATGATGCCTGAAATGAAGCGCAACTATGTAGGAACCTACAGAGGGCTGATGACCACGATAGCAGAAATTTTCTTTTTCCATTCTTCTATCCGCATCTATTCCACCCGTGCAGCCTTCGGGTTCGGCAGTATGATGGCAATATGGTCTTGTCTGGCTTTCCATCTGGCGCAGCCACCTTTCAGCGCAGGAAGTGATATGGTAGGAATGCTCGGACTTTGCGGAATCATGGGAGCCGTTGCTGCCAGTGGTGTGGGAAAACTGATTCCTAGGTTTGGCATTCGAAAATTCAATCTGTTCGGCGCAGGAATGCAGATCATCGCCTGGGCAATAGCCTTGCTTTTCGGCGATACATACGCCGGACTCATCGCAGCCATCATTCTGGTTGACATCGGTCTGCAATGTCAGCAGCTCAGCAATCAGAGTGGTTGTCTGCAGGAGGTTCCGCAGGCTTCCAACCGCGCCAACACCATCTTCATGACCAGCTATTTCATCGGTGGTTCGCTAGGCACTTTCTGTGCCGGTTACGTCTGGACGCAAGCCGACTGGCTCGGTGTCTGCATCGTAGGAATCGCTTTCTCCATGATTTCTCTGCTTATCACGCTAAACTGCAAGAAATAA